The following are encoded in a window of Oncorhynchus nerka isolate Pitt River unplaced genomic scaffold, Oner_Uvic_2.0 unplaced_scaffold_4475, whole genome shotgun sequence genomic DNA:
- the LOC135566518 gene encoding putative nuclease HARBI1 — MKAQNCVFLSALTMACPFVRDVVDEEALVLRRAFRRERVFRDRLDPLAFPDDHLYERYRFSADGIRYLCRLLGPRIKHRTAQSHALSVEQMVCVALRFFASGAFLYSVGDAEQLNKATICRTIRSVCLAIKALADVFISFPGHRRLCDIKEEFYRIAGFPNVIGAVDCTHIRIKAPSGAHEADFVNRKSFHSINVQMVCNADCVISNVVAKWPGSVHDSRIFRASEIYHKVNSLVCCWETGGMAASLFS, encoded by the exons atgaaggcccaaaattgtgtgttcctttctgctctgacaatggcatgcccattcgtgcgagatgtggtggatgaagaagcacttgtgctgaggagagccttcaggcgagaaagggtcttcagggaccggttggacccactggccttccctgatgaccatctatatgaaagatacaggttttctgcagatggcatcaggtatctatgcagactactgggtcccaggattaagcaccgcactgcacagagccatgcactgagtgtggagcaaatggtttgtgtggccttgcgcttttttgctagtggagccttcctgtactcagtgggggatgcagaacagctgaacaaggccacaatttgccgcacaataaggagtgtgtgtctggctatcaaagcattagcagatgtcttcatctccttccctggccacagaagactctgtgacatcaaagaggagttctataggattgcag gtttccccaatgtcattggtgcagtggactgcacacacataaggataaaagccccctcaggtgcccatgaggccgattttgtgaataggaaatcctttcacagcattaatgttcag atggtctgcaatgctgactgtgtgatcagcaatgttgtggcaaaatggcctggctcagtccatgactccagaatctttcgggcctctgaaatctatcacaag gtgaattctctggtgtgttgctgggagacagggggtatggctgccagccttttctcctga